Genomic window (Chryseobacterium bernardetii):
ATTCTGTATGTAGAAAATGTAGAATCCTCAATGAATTTCTACAAAAATACTTTTAATGCCGAGATTAAATTCATCACCCCTGATAAAGATTATGGAGAACTGATCACAGGAGAAACCACATTGTCTTTTGCATCTGTTGAATTAGCCGGCTCCAATATTAAAAAAGGATTTTTACTTTCAAAAACTGAAGAAAAGCCTTTTGGGATTGAGCTTGGATTTGTGACAGACGATGTAGAAACTTTGGTGGAAAAAGCAGTAAAAAACGGTGCTGTTCTATATGAAGAGATTGCTGTGAAACCTTGGGGACAAAAGACCGCTTACATTAAAGATCCTGACAATTACCTTGTAGAAATCTGTACTGAAGTTCAATAAAAATATTCTTTCGTGGAAATAAAAAAAATACAACAGCTAACTTCCGACTCTAGTCTGAACTGGGGAAATAATGGATATTCTACAGATATTATTTACTCTGTTTCTTCAATTGAATTCGCAGGTGCCTTTGAATTTACTCTGAAGGAGAAAAAGCTATCCTACTCTAAAGTTTGGGAAACAGGTTCCGATGATATTGGTGAGCTTAATACCATCATTGAAAAAGGTAACTCTTTCGGAGCTTTTGTAGATGATAATCTTCAGGGATGGATCATCTGTGACCATAGAACATGGAATAACAGTTTCTATATTGAAAATATCCTGGTTAATGAAAAATACCGAAGACACGGGCTGGGAATTATGCTCATTAAAAATGCGGTCAAAGAAGCCAGAAAACTGAACTGCCGGGTTATTGAACTTGAAACCCAGAATACGAACTATCCTGCCATACAATTTTACAGAAGAATGGGCTTCAATATCACCGGAGTGAATACACGGCTATATGATAATTCCGAAGAAATTGCTCTTTTTATGACGCTGGATATAGAATAAATGATAAAAGCGGGCTTCCTTCAACAACCTTCAGGATAAAAACCCGCTTTATTGATGTTTGAATTGTCATTCTTTTTATTTGATTGCTGGTAAAACGATCAGGCTTTCATTTCCTGAAGTGTTTACAGCTTGTACGGCAAAGAAATAGTTGTCTTTAGAATAAGGCAGCCTAATCGAAGTTTCTTTGGTAAATATTTTTTTCTGCCATACAGAAGCATCGGTTTCACGCATTAATACATAATATCCCGTTATTTCTCCAGATTTAGGTTTTTCCCAGGAAAGATCTGTAAAATTGGTAAGATTACTGACTTCTATTTTCACATTTTCTGGTTTTGAAGGGGACTTTGCAAGGTTGGTTAAAACTGCAATATTTACCTCTACATTCTTTTTAAAATATTCAAAATCTATAAATTCCGGTAAATCTCCATATTGTACTCCATTTTCTTTTCTGATATCCTGATGCTGATGGTTGAAATTTTCGTTGAATTCCGTTAGCCGTACTGCAGAAAAGCCTTTTTCAACAAACGGAGTATGATCTCCACCTCTCAGGAACCGGTCATTTCTATAAATCAATTTAACCTGTAGATTATCAACATACCGCTCCCCTATTTCTTTAATATATCTTGCCAGCTGCCTTGGCTCTCCATCATTTTCCAGCCCGAATTTTCTGATATTCTGAGCTTTTTTATCCAGTTCATATTGAGGCAGACCTTCAGAAAAGACTCTCAACTGATGGGTATTAATCAGATTCGTATCACTGCTGAGATTATTGGAGATCATGTCATTATTCAGCAAGGCTTCCAGTTGCCAGCCTTCATTGGCGGCTTTTTCAGCCAGCATTCTGGATCCCAGCAATCCTTGTTCTTCTCCGGAAAAAGCAACCAATACAATACTTGCCGGGAATTTAGATCTGCTCAATATTCTTGCACTTTCAATCAATGCAGCCACTCCGCTCCCGTCATCATTGGCTCCCGGAGCGTTATCTTTGAAATTCATCACATCACTTACTCTAGAATCCAGATGTCCGCTCATCATAAAAAGCCTTTTATCATTAGGATTTGTTCCATGAATAATGGCAATAGCATTTCCTAAATCGGTAACACGGTCAATTCGTTTTCCATCCGGCTGAATGGTTTGATTCTGAAGAAAAACCTCCATTCTTCCGCCCGCATTTTTAGCATAATCATTGAACTTTTTCAGCACCCATTTTCTTGCGGCACCTATACCTCTTTTGGGATCTGTGGTAGAACTCATAGTATGTCTGGTTCCAAAGCTCACCAGGGAGTTGATGTGACTTTTCAAAGAATCCGTACTTACCTGTGAAACATAATTGATGATTTCCGGATCGCGATGAACTGTTTGCTGGGCATGAAATACAGCGGGGATAAAAAACAAAGCGAAGAGTATTTTTTTCATAATGGAGCAATCTATTAATCTTTTACAATTTATTTGTCATTAAATAAAATTACAAAAAAGAAAACAGACTTTATTAACTATAATATTTCCGTGAAAATTTCAGTATTTTCGTGAAAAAATAACCTTACATCAGATGGATACAAAGAAAAATGTTCTGGAAAAAATGTCTGACCGAGAACTTGAGCAATACATACAACCTAACAGTAAATTCGTTCCTCAAGCTATACAATATGCTTATGAAATACTACAATCAAGAGGAAGAACATTTACAAATGAAGAACAAGATCGTATTCATTCCCTTATTTCTAACGTTGAGTTTAACGATACAATAATACATCCCAACCATACAAAAGCGTCCAATCTTATCTACCTGTCAGGAGCAATAGGAATTGCCGGTTTAATCTGGACATCAGAACAGTTAAATTCAGGTTTGGCAATCTTCATTTCAGTAGCGGTCATTGCTTTTGTTTTTGGAACTGGTTATATGATTGGGAAGGGAAATACAGTGGCTAAATATCTGTTCCTTTTTCTTTTTGCAATCGGCATCCTTGGAATACCTATAATAATAGCACATTTAAGTACTGATCCTATTCTCGCAATCATAAACGTTTTACAACTCATTCTTCAAACATGGGGTGCTGTACTTCTTTTAAAAATTCCCAAGAATAAAAAAATATAGACGTTTTATATGGAAAACCTCCTAAAATACATCCGTTCTCTTACTCCATTTTCAGATGAAAGCTGGACATTACTCCAACCTGCTCTCTCTGAAAAACAATACAAAAAGAATGAGTTAATACTGAAGGAGGGTGAAGTATGCCAATCTTTATTTTATATTGATAAAGGATATTGCAGGTCTTATTATGAAATAGACGGTGTGGCAAAAAACACCAGTTTTTTCTTTGAAAATGAAATTGCAACCAATATCAGCAGTTTCGGAAGTGGAAAGCCTTCAGAATCCAATATAGCTGCCTGTGAAAATTTACAAGTTGTGATTTTTGATAAAGAAAAACTGTTTACAATTGCAAAGCAGCACATCGAAATAGAATCATTAGGACGACACTGTATCCGTCAGTTTGCGACTAAGCAGGAGGAGTTTTCCAATTTGTTCAAATTGTATTCAGCTCAGGAAAGACTGGAATATATTGAAAAAAAATATCCTGAAATTTTACAAAGGGTTTCTCTTACCCAACTGGCATCATTTCTTGGAGTGGCAAGGGAAACATTAAGCAGGATCAGAAAACGTAGAATTTCCAAATAATTAGATTTTATATTATCACACTAAACTAAAAAAAAATGAAAACATTGATCTGGCAGGGAATTGCTTTTCAGTCACTGGAATATTTCAGCCTTAAAGAAAATGATAAAGATATTCAGGTAACATCAAAAATTATCGGCTGCTATGAAAGCAAAATATATACTGTAGCATATCAGCTAACTATTGATCCTGATTGGAATATTCGGGGATTTACGATTGAATCTGAGATCAACACCATTAAAAACATACTCACAGGTAAGAAATATGAGAATGAATGGGAAATCAACAATGTGATTAATCCTGATTTTAGAGATTTTAGCTTCATTGATATTTCTTTAACCCCTTTCACTAATACTTTACCTATTAACAACCTAAAACTGGCTGAAAATGATACACGGGAAATTAAAGTTATTTATATTGACATTCTGAATAATCTGATAAAACCCGTAGCTCAGCAATACACCAAAATTGCTCCTTACATTTATCATTATGATAATCTGCAAACCGATTTCAAATCGGATATTTTAGTAGACGGGAATGGGTTGGTTGTGAATTATCCTCAACTATTTGATAAAATAGCTGAAATTTAAAATATAGCCTGTTCAACATTAATTTCTTCATCCTTCTTCATTTTTTTATCTTTGAATAAACATCAACAATTACTATGACTATTGCTGAAATAAAAAAAGCGGCTCTTAGTTCTAAAATACTGAACAAACAAGAACTGAGTGATAAGATAAGAGAATTAAAAGACAGTGGCGTTTCATATCTCGGGTGTTTTGCTTTTACTCAGCATAATCAACAAATTTCCACTTTAGAAGCCAAAAATCTCACCTTGGAACTTGAGGCATTCACAGATGAAGAAAAAGCTGAGTACAATGGGTATCACAATTTGATGCTGGAAGATTTTAAAGAAGAAGAAAACTAACACCTTATGACAAAAATAGATCTAAGAATCCAGGAAATTAAAGATCAA
Coding sequences:
- a CDS encoding VOC family protein is translated as MIKFKYVILYVENVESSMNFYKNTFNAEIKFITPDKDYGELITGETTLSFASVELAGSNIKKGFLLSKTEEKPFGIELGFVTDDVETLVEKAVKNGAVLYEEIAVKPWGQKTAYIKDPDNYLVEICTEVQ
- a CDS encoding GNAT family N-acetyltransferase, whose product is MEIKKIQQLTSDSSLNWGNNGYSTDIIYSVSSIEFAGAFEFTLKEKKLSYSKVWETGSDDIGELNTIIEKGNSFGAFVDDNLQGWIICDHRTWNNSFYIENILVNEKYRRHGLGIMLIKNAVKEARKLNCRVIELETQNTNYPAIQFYRRMGFNITGVNTRLYDNSEEIALFMTLDIE
- a CDS encoding M28 family metallopeptidase produces the protein MKKILFALFFIPAVFHAQQTVHRDPEIINYVSQVSTDSLKSHINSLVSFGTRHTMSSTTDPKRGIGAARKWVLKKFNDYAKNAGGRMEVFLQNQTIQPDGKRIDRVTDLGNAIAIIHGTNPNDKRLFMMSGHLDSRVSDVMNFKDNAPGANDDGSGVAALIESARILSRSKFPASIVLVAFSGEEQGLLGSRMLAEKAANEGWQLEALLNNDMISNNLSSDTNLINTHQLRVFSEGLPQYELDKKAQNIRKFGLENDGEPRQLARYIKEIGERYVDNLQVKLIYRNDRFLRGGDHTPFVEKGFSAVRLTEFNENFNHQHQDIRKENGVQYGDLPEFIDFEYFKKNVEVNIAVLTNLAKSPSKPENVKIEVSNLTNFTDLSWEKPKSGEITGYYVLMRETDASVWQKKIFTKETSIRLPYSKDNYFFAVQAVNTSGNESLIVLPAIK
- a CDS encoding Crp/Fnr family transcriptional regulator; its protein translation is MENLLKYIRSLTPFSDESWTLLQPALSEKQYKKNELILKEGEVCQSLFYIDKGYCRSYYEIDGVAKNTSFFFENEIATNISSFGSGKPSESNIAACENLQVVIFDKEKLFTIAKQHIEIESLGRHCIRQFATKQEEFSNLFKLYSAQERLEYIEKKYPEILQRVSLTQLASFLGVARETLSRIRKRRISK
- a CDS encoding putative glycolipid-binding domain-containing protein, coding for MKTLIWQGIAFQSLEYFSLKENDKDIQVTSKIIGCYESKIYTVAYQLTIDPDWNIRGFTIESEINTIKNILTGKKYENEWEINNVINPDFRDFSFIDISLTPFTNTLPINNLKLAENDTREIKVIYIDILNNLIKPVAQQYTKIAPYIYHYDNLQTDFKSDILVDGNGLVVNYPQLFDKIAEI